In Ipomoea triloba cultivar NCNSP0323 chromosome 7, ASM357664v1, a single genomic region encodes these proteins:
- the LOC116024993 gene encoding uncharacterized protein LOC116024993, translated as MAKRRREEADSDDGAAIVAAPATSYNSVFIDTDLDTHLAMMVSDLDTVSDLKKKIVLEHLQCLPEMGEIKIHSVKVKRKGRFYHLPDSMLVKTAFQGTQRNWFLYVTGSISVDQISNKTGDMHDGNNQVGLLCIKNYAEDVSDYVLPDDPSKALVLRDTTVAVPADLGMDIRQGKDECRGDLSSAQKKIVSRPIDQEKAFTTPSHELKDYKSSDSSKGIPVEGPLAKRQKLKQGEDAPHKPVLEGGNDSQNFQTVRNENTSANDNEGVPVHIKKKGKSGARRKRTHDETGSEVSSVRNNKAKNKDNMLTEVAESGSAALQNEGENTLETRIAEDSMEHKQETLVVGPNALKESLENGNFRSDSEHKESKSNAKKTLLASDDGIVMSMHSSQNIEMERRLETNSGVALNSSDNSFGAAHTTICTQSEVNEKTSSRKSHFANSKECPPPVNEEHQTKDTSIFHPTHESVVSNSPRLKTDLPNIIEEQNLLPDNYVETVYSPKPKPSDQSEKVTSSKHLLPSSDLSVDKGVVEHDNKRKKKKKKSNARIQQESEIKHYDEPNSNTSISVLNFTADHATDEIMKDESSIPENGSDKTDKERTVPEIEADATNKVGNDSKVLVTCDLEVTASEICPPSDHVQADVNTKGGTKHDKKPKKMKSKGLSASIQFEPDVVNTDQATVLKLSTDDYGNDETRKTEITVPQIEADHHNMIEKEGKLPETCEPDMKMPEMCLPSHHGNEETANLSSKLDAIQRTEDGNTERTKRKRKSAKKIAGKTQYKLEEADVDLVSGISSAAVNVEASEPVTQDTAKTEGLMPHVRTGQTTTLEKGDSSAKDVDMQLENCVSPVCGKADMISEQLETVSRAELSNANATEKHENTGGSQKRRNSKKSLTTKKDSSLDPANVTLGVSPDLPTVDLFIDGSKDQSHLNGMEIKNASGGLVDTKAAGSHVEIDKVNESEAEHLPAKKVLNENGPLQVIQTGKSQLDEENTEKKAKKKKKRNSSIGGQSHSVLAKNDHEVGVEVSNDNVSVMHHSSNVAEVSGTAKDDHVAQVAVTDAELVEGAGNSGQAPGNPEDNSRVELQTEVSTDNCGAVNFRSYFVPGSQQRQGVSSDKVKKSVKSKRENKAGKKSVKGGLVNSLAKDENVNPEYKHSSSTELGKSKYDKQSKVKLQSNQNSLNVAETEIKGLAYSNDNRSNTLQEAGNPAVHGSENPKDALASAFENNISFDESISTSSPTHSQKFPQCKTDRSQSGSNHKSLSSKQVTDKITGVITSPSAALRDDGSGNYCDDNGAGNSDASTRTPSDSSSSGFSVGGSELSHHSSRNGANGAKRNKSHGERNIKSNLSSAKNLTMDVILRSSRRFKKAKMTATQLQLETDSKAIDFVPDSEPN; from the exons ATGGCGAAACGACGTCGGGAGGAGGCGGATTCCGATGACGGCGCGGCAATCGTTGCGGCACCGGCGACATCGTACAATTCTGTTTTCATCGACACCGACCTCGATACGCACCTTGCCATGATGGTATCCGACCTCGACACTGTCTCTGATCTCAAAA AGAAGATAGTGTTGGAACACTTGCAGTGTTTACCTGAGATGGGAGAGATAAAGATCCATTCTGTGAAG GTGAAACGGAAAGGGAGATTCTATCATCTGCCTGATTCAATGCTTGTTAAGACTGCATTTCAAGGAACCCAGAGAAATTGGTTCCTTTATGTCACTGGTTCTATTTCGGTGGATCAGATCTCCAACAAAACGGGTGATATGCATGATGGTAACAACCAAGTAGGGTTACTTTGCATAAAAAATTATGCTGAAGATGTTTCGGACTATGTTCTTCCAGACGATCCTTCAAAAGCCTTGGTTCTAAGGGATACTACTGTTGCAGTCCCAGCTGACTTGGGGATGGACATTAGACAGGGAAAAGATGAGTGCCGTGGAGATTTGTCCTCCGCTCAGAAAAAGATAGTGTCTAGACCAATTGATCAAGAGAAGGCATTCACCACTCCTAGCCATGAGCTGAAGGACTATAAGTCCAGTGATAGTTCAAAGGGAATACCTGTAGAAGGTCCTTTGGCTAAAAGACAGAAATTGAAGCAGGGGGAAGATGCACCTCATAAACCTGTTCTTGAAGGTGGCAATGATTCACAGAACTTTCAAACTGTCAGAAATGAAAATACATCAGCAAATGACAATGAAGGAGTTCCAGTTCAcataaaaaagaaaggaaagtcTGGTGCTAGAAGGAAACGTACTCACGATGAGACTGGTTCAGAAGTGTCTAGTGTAAGGAATAACAAAGCCAAAAATAAAGACAACATGCTTACAGAAGTAGCAGAATCTGGGTCGGCTGCACTGCAAAACGAGGGAGAGAATACATTAGAAACTAGAATTGCTGAGGATTCAATGGAACACAAGCAAGAAACATTAGTGGTGGGTCCAAATGCTTTAAAAGAATCtttagaaaatggaaatttTAGATCTGATTCAGAGCATAAGGAGAGCAAAAGTAATGCAAAAAAGACCTTATTAGCCTCTGATGATGGGATAGTAATGTCTATGCATTCTTCTCAAAATATTGAGATGGAAAGGAGACTGGAAACAAACTCAGGAGTTGCTCTTAACAGTTCAGATAATTCTTTCGGTGCTGCCCACACTACTATATGTACTCAATCTGAAGTAAATGAAAAAACATCATCAAGGAAAAGTCACTTTGCCAACTCTAAAGAATGTCCACCACCGGTCAATGAAGAGCATCAGACTAAAGATACTAGCATCTTTCATCCTACACATGAAAGTGTTGTGTCCAACAGTCCAAGGCTCAAGACTGATCTTCCTAATATAATTGAAGAGCAGAATTTATTACCAGATAATTATGTCGAAACTGTGTATTCTCCAAAACCTAAGCCATCAGATCAGAGTGAAAAAGTTACAAGTTCGAAACATCTATTACCTTCTTCTGACTTGTCAGTTGACAAAGGAGTTGTAGAACATGACAataaacggaagaagaagaagaagaagtctaATGCAAGAATTCAACAGGAGTCAGAGATTAAACACTATGACGAGCCTAATAGTAATACTTCAATATCTGTGTTGAATTTCACTGCTGATCATGCAACTGATGAGATTATGAAAGATGAAAGCAGCATTCCTGAGAATGGATCAGATAAGACCGACAAGGAAAGAACCGTGCCAGAGATTGAAGCAGATGCCACTAACAAGGTTGGAAATGATAGCAAAGTTTTGGTGACCTGTGATCTTGAAGTGACTGCCTCTGAAATATGCCCACCTTCAGACCATGTTCAAGCAGATGTGAATACTAAGGGGGGAACAAAGCATGACAAGAAACCTAAGAAAATGAAGTCCAAGGGGTTGAGTGCAAGTATTCAGTTTGAGCCAGATGTAGTTAATACTGATCAGGCAACTGTGTTGAAATTATCCACTGATGATTATGGGAATGATGAGACTAGGAAAACTGAAATCACGGTGCCCCAAATCGAAGCAGATCATCATAACATGATTGAGAAAGAGGGAAAGTTGCCAGAGACCTGTGAACCTGATATGAAAATGCCTGAAATGTGTCTACCCTCGCATCATGGGAATGAAGAGACTGCAAACCTCTCATCTAAATTGGATGCTATTCAGAGGACTGAAGACGGAAATACTGAAAGAACTAAGAGGAAGAGAAAAAGTGCCAAGAAGATAGCAGGAAAAACTCAGTATAAATTAGAGGAGGCAGATGTAGATCTGGTGAGTGGAATTTCATCAGCTGCAGTAAATGTGGAAGCTAGTGAACCCGTGACTCAAGATACTGCAAAAACTGAAGGCTTGATGCCTCATGTCCGGACTGGTCAGACAACAACATTGGAGAAAGGGGACTCATCTGCAAAAGATGTAGATATGCAATTAGAAAATTGCGTATCTCCGGTTTGTGGAAAAGCAGATATGATCTCTGAACAACTGGAAACAGTGTCTAGAGCTGAGCTTTCTAATGCCAATGCCACTGAAAAACATGAAAACACTGGTGGAAGTCAAAAGAGAAGAAACTCAAAGAAGTCTCTTACAACAAAAAAAGATTCTAGTTTGGATCCTGCAAATGTTACTTTGGGGGTCTCTCCAGATCTCCCCACCGTTGACCTTTTTATTGATGGATCTAAGGACCAGAGCCACTTGAACGGCATGGAAATAAAAAATGCATCAGGAGGACTAGTTGATACTAAAGCTGCAGGTTCTCATGTAGAAATTGATAAAGTTAATGAGAGTGAGGCAGAACATCTACCTGCTAAGAAAGTACTTAATGAGAATGGACCTTTGCAGGTGATTCAAACTGGTAAAAGTCAGTTGGATGAAGAAAATACAGaaaagaaggcaaaaaaaaagaaaaaaaggaatagcAGTATTGGTGGGCAGAGCCATTCAGTTTTGGCTAAGAATGATCATGAAGTTGGTGTTGAAGTATCAAATGACAATGTGTCGGTCATGCACCATTCGTCTAATGTTGCTGAGGTGTCAGGAACAGCTAAAGATGATCATGTTGCCCAAGTTGCTGTTACTGATGCTGAGCTTGTGGAAGGTGCTGGCAATAGTGGACAGGCCCCAGGAAATCCCGAGGATAATAGTCGGGTGGAGCTACAAACCGAAGTCAGTACTGATAATTGTGGAGCAGTTAACTTCAGGAGCTACTTTGTTCCTGGCTCACAACAACGCCAGGGTGTTTCTTCTGATAAGGTGAAGAAATCAGTGAAATCAAAGAGGGAGAATAAAGCAGGGAAGAAATCTGTAAAAGGGGGCTTGGTGAACTCACTAGCTAAGGATGAGAATGTGAATCCTGAATATAAGCATAGCAGTAGCACTGAACTTGGAAAGTCAAAGTATGATAAACAGTCTAAGGTTAAGCTTCAGTCCAATCAGAATTCCCTAAATGTAGCAGAAACCGAGATAAAGGGACTAGCCTACTCTAATGATAATAGGAGCAATACTCTTCAGGAGGCTGGAAACCCTGCTGTTCATGGTTCAGAGAACCCAAAGGATGCTTTGGCTTCTGCATTTGAGAATAAcatatcttttgatgaatcaatctcaACATCAAGCCCAACGCATTCTCAAAAATTTCCCCAATGTAAAACAGATAGATCACAGTCAGGCTCAAATCACAAGAGTTTGTCTAGTAAACAGGTTACTGATAAGATTACAGGGGTTATTACTTCACCAAGTGCTGCTCTTAGGGATGATGGATCTGGTAATTATTGTGATGACAATGGGGCTGGAAATTCTGATGCCAGCACTCGAACTCCATCCGATTCTTCATCATCTGGCTTTTCAGTTGGTGGAAGTGAATTAAGTCATCATTCTTCCAGAAACG GAGCCAATGGTGCGAAAAGGAACAAGAGTCATGGGGAGCGTAACATTAAATCAAA CCTTTCAAGTGCGAAGAACTTAACCATGGATGTGATTCTGAGAAGCTCTAGACGATTCAAGAAGGCCAAGATGACAGCTACTCAACTCCAACTTGAAACTGACAGCAaggctattgattttgttccagaCAGTGAACCAAACTAG
- the LOC116024995 gene encoding photosystem II core complex proteins psbY, chloroplastic, protein MAATIATTAMLNAKSLTTAKASINPVKPKPIISLLSMKNLPKGLSACNTDKSVVSSALTGTALAGAIFSALSVSEPAFAAQQIAEIAADGDNRGLALLLPIIPAIAWVLFNILQPALNQINKMRSTKGVIIGLGLGGLTAAQFIHPYAASAASEVAALADAANDSRGQLLLIVVAPALLWVGYNILQPALNQLNRMRSE, encoded by the coding sequence ATGGCAGCCACCATTGCTACAACCGCCATGCTCAATGCCAAGAGCTTAACCACAGCCAAAGCGTCCATTAACCCTGTCAAGCCAAAACCCATCATCTCACTTCTCTCCATGAAAAACCTTCCCAAGGGACTCTCAGCCTGCAACACAGACAAGTCTGTTGTTTCATCTGCCCTCACCGGAACAGCCCTGGCCGGGGCGATCTTCTCCGCCCTGAGTGTGTCTGAGCCGGCTTTCGCCGCCCAGCAGATAGCGGAGATAGCTGCCGATGGAGACAACCGTGGGCTGGCACTCTTGCTGCCCATCATCCCAGCCATAGCTTGGGTGCTCTTCAACATCCTCCAGCCTGCACTGAACCAGATCAACAAAATGAGGAGCACCAAGGGTGTGATCATCGGGCTCGGGCTTGGCGGCCTGACTGCCGCCCAGTTCATTCACCCCTACGCCGCATCAGCCGCCAGTGAAGTGGCGGCACTGGCCGATGCTGCCAACGACAGCAGGGGCCAACTCTTGCTCATTGTGGTCGCCCCGGCTCTGCTCTGGGTGGGTTACAACATTTTGCAGCCTGCTCTGAACCAGCTCAACAGGATGAGATCAGAATAA
- the LOC116025104 gene encoding ultraviolet-B receptor UVR8 yields MDTTASETPSVQYCNIAEQPIATLVTSPVPTFQKQQRHCFGNTRPGEFPLSANPSIVLHVLTGCNLDPQDLAILEATCSFFRQPAHFPPDFQLSLAELAALDMCHKRAVFKPMTEEEQQDLKQRCGGSWKLVLRYLLAGEACSRRESSQAIAGPGHSIAVTSKGVVYAFGSNNSGQLGVGTTEEEWRPRHIRSLQGIRIIHAAVGAGRTMLISDAGRVYAFGKDSFGEADYGVQGNKTVTTPQLVESLKDIFVVQAAIGNFFTAVLSREGRVYTFCWGNEHKLGHQTEPTDLEPRPLLGALENIPVVQIAAGYCYLLALACQPSGMSVYSVGCGLGGKLGHGTRTDEKVPRLIEQFRTLNLQPVVVAAGAWHAAVVGKDGRVCTWGWGRYGCLGHGNEDCESAPKVVEALSNIKAVHVATGDYTTFVVSEDGDVYSFGCGESSSLGHNGVVADGQVNRHSNILSPELVTSLKQVNERVVQISLTNSIYWNAHTFALTESGKLFAFGAGDKGQLGVALAANQTERANPERVEVDLS; encoded by the exons ATGGACACCACAGCGAGTGAAACCCCGAGTGTTCAATACTGTAACATTGCCGAGCAACCCATTGCTACTCTTGTGACCTCTCCCGTGCCAACGTTTCAAAAACAACAGAGGCATTGTTTTGGAAACACTCGTCCTGGGGAGTTCCCGTTGTCTGCCAATCCCTCCATTGTCCTTCATGTCCTTACCGGGTGTAATTTGGATCCACAGGACCTCGCGATACTAGAG GCCACTTGTTCGTTCTTCAGGCAGCCTGCACACTTCCCGCCTGATTTTCAGCTCTCTTTAGCAGAGCTGGCAGCTCTAGATATGTGCCATAAGAGAGCTGTATTTAAGCCAATGACCGAAGAAGAACAGCAAGATTTGAAGCAAAGATGTGGGGGCTCGTGGAAGCTTGTCCTGAGATATTTGCTGGCCGGGGAAGCATGTTCAAGGCGAGAGTCCTCACAAGCAATAGCAGGCCCCGGGCATAGTATTGCAGTGACTTCAAAAGGAGTCGTATATGCATTTGGCTCTAACAACTCGGGGCAGCTTGGTGTTGGAACCACCGAGGAGGAGTGGAGGCCACGCCATATTAG ATCTCTGCAAGGCATCCGCATTATTCATGCAGCAGTTGGAGCTGGCCGGACAATGCTGATTAGTGATGCTGGAAGGGTTTATGCTTTCGGTAAGGACTCCTTTGGTGAAGCTGATTATGGAGTCCAAGGGAATAAAACAGTAACTACCCCACAGTTGGTAGAATCTTTGAAAGACATCTTTGTTGTACAAGCTGCAATTGGAAATTTCTTCACAGCCGTACTATCAAGAGAAGGAAGGGTTTACACATTTTGTTGGGGGAATGAACATAAACTCGGTCACCAAACAGAGCCAACTGATTTGGAGCCCCGCCCTTTGCTTGGGGCACTCGAGAATATACCAGTTGTGCAAATCGCAGCAGGATACTGCTACCTTCTTGCTTTGGCTTGTCAACCTAGTGGAAT GTCTGTATATTCTGTTGGTTGTGGTTTGGGTGGAAAGCTCGGTCATGGTACTCGGACTGATGAGAAGGTCCCTAGGTTAATTGAACAGTTTCGAACTTTGAATCTTCAACCAGTAGTGGTTGCAGCCGGAGCTTGGCATGCTGCAGTGGTCGGGAAAGATGGAAGGGTCTGTACCTGGGGCTGGGGCCGTTATGGATGCTTAGGTCACGGGAATGAAGATTGTGAATCGGCTCCTAAGGTGGTGGAAGCTCTGAGTAACATTAAAGCTGTTCACGTTGCTACGGGAGACTATACGACTTTCGTGGTTTCTGAAGATGGCGATGTCTATTCATTTGGTTGTGGAGAGTCGTCTAGTCTTGGACACAATGGTGTCGTGGCCGATGGACAG GTAAATAGGCACTCGAATATCTTAAGCCCCGAGCTCGTGACATCACTGAAGCAGGTGAACGAGAGGGTTGTACAGATAAGTCTTACCAATTCGATATACTGGAACGCGCACACATTTGCGCTCACAGAATCTGGTAAGCTCTTCGCCTTTGGGGCGGGCGATAAAGGGCAGCTGGGCGTCGCACTTGCTGCCAACCAAACCGAAAGGGCTAACCCGGAGCGCGTGGAAGTTGATCTCAGTTAA
- the LOC116025243 gene encoding probable pectate lyase 5: protein MALPLYYLLFLLPLLAPTCTFSSPYPDPELIVQEVNEKIANATIARRKLGFLSCGTGNPIDDCWRCDPKWESNRQRLADCAIGFGKQAIGGRDGKIYVVTDTGDDPVNPKPGTLRYGAIQDEPLWIIFARDMVIKLKEELIMNSFKTIDGRGASVHIAGGPCITIQYVTNIIIHGLNIHDCQQGGNANVRDSPEHYGWRTLSDGDGVSIFGGSHVWVDHCSLSNCRDGLVDAIHGSTAITISNNYMTHHNKVMLLGHSDTFIKDKSMQVTIAFNHFGEGLIQRMPRCRHGYFHVVNNDYTHWEMYAIGGSADPTINSQGNRFLAPNDRFNKEVTKHEDAPQSEWKSWNWRSEGDLMLNGAFFTMSGSAGASSSYAKASSLSARPSSLVGSLTGGAGALTCKKGKSC from the exons ATGGCACTGCCACTTTACTacctcctcttcctcctccctcTTCTAGCTCCCACCTGCACTTTCTCTTCACCATATCCAGACCCTGAACTCATAGTCCAAGAAGTCAATGA GAAAATTGCTAATGCAACAATTGCAAGGAGGAAGTTGGGGTTCTTGTCATGTGGCACAGGCAACCCAATTGATGATTGCTGGAGGTGTGACCCCAAGTGGGAAAGCAACAGGCAGAGGCTAGCCGATTGCGCGATTGGGTTTGGAAAACAAGCCATTGGCGGAAGGGATGGCAAAATCTATGTGGTGACAGACACAGGGGATGACCCTGTGAATCCCAAGCCAGGGACCTTAAGATATGGGGCCATACAAGATGAACCATTGTGGATCATTTTTGCCAGGGACATGGTGATCAAGCTCAAGGAAGAACTCATAATGAACTCATTCAAGACCATAGATGGAAGAGGGGCTAGTGTACACATTGCAGGTGGACCATGCATTACTATCCAGTATGTCACAAATATAATCATCCATGGCTTGAACATTCATGACTGCCAGCAAGGAGGGAATGCAAATGTGAGGGACTCACCTGAGCATTATGGGTGGAGGACTCTGTCAGATGGTGATGGAGTTTCAATTTTTGGGGGAAGCCATGTCTGGGTAGATCATTGCTCTCTGTCAAACTGCAGGGATGGGTTGGTAGATGCCATCCATGGATCAACAGCCATTACCATCTCCAACAACTACATGACACACCACAACAAGGTTATGCTCTTGGGACACAGTGACACTTTTATTAAGGACAAGAGCATGCAAGTCACCATAGCCTTCAACCATTTTGGGGAAGGCCTCATTCAGAGAATGCCAAG GTGTAGGCATGGTTACTTTCATGTGGTGAATAATGACTATACACACTGGGAGATGTATGCAATTGGAGGCAGTGCTGATCCTACAATCAACAGCCAAGGGAACAGATTTCTAGCTCCGAATGATAGGTTCAACAAGGAAGTGACGAAACATGAGGATGCACCACAGAGTGAGTGGAAGAGCTGGAATTGGAGGTCAGAAGGAGACCTGATGCTGAATGGTGCATTCTTCACCATGTCAGGTAGTGCAGGAGCATCATCTAGCTATGCAAAAGCCTCCAGCCTCAGCGCTAGACCATCCTCGCTCGTTGGCTCTTTGACTGGGGGAGCTGGTGCACTTACCTGCAAAAAAGGCAAAAGCTGCTAA
- the LOC116025242 gene encoding T-complex protein 1 subunit epsilon-like, with translation MALVMDEYGRPYIILKEQEQTSRLRGIDAQKANISAGKAVARILRTSLGPKGMDKMLQSPDGDVIISNDGATILEQMDVDNQIAKLMVELSRSQDYEIGDGTTGVVVMAGALLEQAEKLLERGIHPIRIAEGYEMASRIAVEHLEHIAHKFEFGLNNIEPLVQTCMTTLSSKIVNRCKRVLAEIAVKAVMAVADFERKDVNLDLIKVEGKVGGKLEDTELIYGIVFDKDMSHPQMPKQIEDAKIAILTCPFEPPKPKTKHKVDIDTVEKFQTIRLQEQKYFDDMVQKCKDVGATLVICQWGFDDEANHLLMHRNLPAVRWVGGVELELIAIATGGRIVPRFQELLPEKLGRAGLVQEKSFGTTKDRMIYIEQCANSRAVTIFIRGGNKMMIEETKRSLHDALCVARNLIRNNSIVYGGGSAEISCSIAVEAASDNYRGVEQYAIRAFADALDSIPMALAENSGLPPIETLSAVKSQQIKENNPCCGIDCNDVGTNNMSEQNVFETLIGKQQQILLATQVVKLILKIDDVITPAEY, from the exons ATGGCGTTGGTGATGGATGAATACGGGAGGCCCTATATAATACTGAAGGAGCAGGAACAGACGTCGAGGCTGCGTGGCATCGATGCTCAGAAGGCCAACATTTCCGCCGGCAAGGCCGTCGCTCGGATCCTCCGGACCTCACTCGGTCCCAAAGGCATGGACAAGATGCTCCAGAGCCCCGACGGAGACGTCATCATCT CAAATGATGGTGCAACCATCTTGGAGCAGATGGATGTTGACAACCAGATTGCAAAGCTAATGGTAGAATTGTCACGGAGTCAAGACTATGAGATTGGTGATGGAACAACTGGAGTTGTTGTCATGGCAGGGGCACTTCTTGAACAAGCTGAAAAGTTGTTGGAACGTGGCATTCATCCTATTCGTATTGCTGAGGGTTATGAAATGGCATCAAGGATTGCAGTTGAGCATCTCGAACACATAGCACataaatttgaatttggttTGAATAATATTGAGCCTTTAGTTCAAACATGTATGACTACTTTGTCATCTAAGAT TGTGAATAGATGCAAGCGTGTCCTAGCTGAGATTGCTGTTAAAGCTGTTATGGCTGTTGCAGATTTTGAGAGGAAGGATGTTAATCTGGATCTAATCAAAGTGGAAGGGAAAGTTGGTGGAAAGCTAGAGGATACAGAATTAATTTATGGGATTGTTTTTGACAAAGACATGAGCCATCCTCAGATGCCAAAGCAAATTGAGGATgcaaaaattgccattttgaCTTGTCCATTTGAACCACCCAAACCAAAGACCAAGCATAAGGTTGATATTGATACTGTTGAGAAATTCCAAACTATACGTCTGCAGGAGCAGAAGTATTTTGATGACATGGTTCAGAAGTGCAAG GATGTTGGTGCTACCTTAGTTATTTGCCAGTGGGGTTTTGATGATGAAGCTAATCACTTACTAATGCATAGAAATTTGCCTGCTGTTAGATGGGTTGGTGGTGTGGAGTTGGAGCTGATTGCAATAGCCACAG GTGGGAGAATTGTGCCAAGGTTTCAGGAGTTGTTGCCAGAAAAGCTTGGCAGG GCTGGGCTGGTTCAAGAAAAATCCTTTGGTACAACAAAGGATAGAATGATCTATATTGAACAGTGTGCCAATTCAAGAGCTGTGACCATATTTATTCGTGGTG GTAACAAAATGATGATAGAGGAGACAAAACGTAGCCTTCATGATGCTTTATGTGTGGCTAGAAATCTTATTCGCAATAATTCTATAGTGTATGGTGGTGGATCTGCTGAGATCTCTTGCTCAATTGCTGTGGAAGCAGCTTCTGATAATTATCGAGGGGTTGAGCAG TATGCAATCAGGGCATTTGCAGATGCCTTAGATTCTATCCCCATGGCACTCGCTGAGAATAGTGGCCTTCCACCAATTGAGACGCTATCTGCAGTTAAATCTCAGCAAATAAAG GAGAATAACCCGTGCTGTGGGATTGATTGTAATGATGTTGGTACGAATAATATGAGTGAACAAAATGTGTTTGAGACTTTGATTGGGAAGCAACAGCAGATTTTGCTTGCAACTCAGGTTGTGAAATTGATTCTAAAGATTGATGATGTCATCACTCCAGCTGAGTACTGA